Proteins co-encoded in one Kutzneria chonburiensis genomic window:
- the eccCa gene encoding type VII secretion protein EccCa codes for MSTLQFRRQARLAAPRPPGGEVHLEPPPELPRVIPGNIVMKVLPIVMIVASVGMMGYMFTAPGAKNPQTIMMGGFFLISTVGMMAGGAGGGRGGGQRKAEMNEDRKDYLRYLGQMRERARGAADDQRAALEWNHPDPQALWSMATSRRMWERRQNDPDFGHVRIARGSQRLATRLVPPQTGPVDELEPIATLALRRFVRAHSIVPDLPTMITMRGFAAISLLGERDLTRGLARAMIAQLVTFHSPEDLLIAVVSAGRAKDEWEWCKWLPHAQHPTDVDGIGQLRLMSGSLQQVEDWLHEQTKDRQRFQRNAPPLTDQPHILIVVDDGEITREEQIILDEGLVGVTLLDLSDSLGNLAARRGLRLVVEPDRIGARSGAGVEWFGQPDTLSVQEAETLARRLSPYRIGGQEATGSEDQPLLNANPPILELLGIPGDPMTFEIAQAWRPRPKSDRYKIPFGVGEFGQSVELDIKEAAEGGMGPHGLCIGATGSGKSEFLRTLVLGLLATHSSTALNMILVDFKGGATFLGLDDAPHVAAVITNLSGDLTMVDRMKDAIAGEVSRRQEVLAKGNYKNVWDYESAREKGADLDPLPALFICIDEFSEMLTAKPDFIDIFLQIGRVGRSLQIHMLLASQRLEEGKLRGLDTYLSYRIGLKTFSASESRAVLGVPDAYELPPIPGSGYLAVQGEPMTRFKAAYVSGPYRPAGMIAGPATPAGISGDRRPKWFVPDFVEIPKEPEKPREAVKEKPKEDDKIEPSVLEVIVGRLNGQGAPAHQVWLPPLNEPQSLDMLLPPLAATPDRGIYPQGYQGYLQIPLGLVDKPFDQRRDPFWADFSGAAGHGAVVGGPQSGKSMLLRTLIMSMAVTHTPEEVQFYCLDLGGGTLAPLEGLPHVGGVASRLEPDKARRMVAELTGLIADREQRFRAAGIDGMVEFRNRKRRGEIKDDPYGDVFVIIDGWLNFRQEFEALEQSILNLAAQGLSFGIHVVISANRWAEIRPAVKDLMGTRFELRLGDPSESEFDRKVAVNVPVGRPGRGMTPDRLHFLTALPRIDASSNVGDVGAGVQDAIGKITAAWRGPVAPQVRLLPELLPYEQLPAQQQQRNPHLIPIGVNEDGLAPVYLDFDNDSHFYAFAEGESGKTNLLRTIVRGIMTRYTTSEAVILLVDYRRTMLGFVDTDHLLSYVVSANQLGDTINDIKNSLKGRLPGPDVTQEQLKARSWWKGPDVFVVVDDYDLVATQSGNPLQPLSEFLPQAKDVGLHMILARRSGGASRALFDPVIGKLREIAAPGMVMSCSKDEGVLVGTYKPTILPPGRGVIVTRKLGQQLMQTAWLPGE; via the coding sequence GTGAGCACGCTCCAGTTCAGGCGTCAGGCGCGCCTTGCCGCCCCGCGGCCGCCCGGCGGTGAGGTGCACCTGGAGCCGCCGCCCGAGCTGCCCAGGGTCATTCCCGGCAACATCGTGATGAAGGTGCTGCCGATCGTCATGATCGTCGCGTCGGTCGGCATGATGGGCTACATGTTCACGGCGCCCGGCGCCAAGAACCCGCAGACCATCATGATGGGCGGCTTCTTCCTGATCTCCACCGTCGGCATGATGGCCGGCGGCGCCGGCGGCGGGCGCGGCGGCGGCCAGCGCAAGGCCGAGATGAACGAGGACCGCAAGGACTACCTGCGCTACCTCGGCCAGATGCGGGAGCGGGCCCGCGGTGCGGCCGACGACCAGCGGGCCGCGCTGGAGTGGAACCACCCGGACCCCCAGGCCCTGTGGTCGATGGCCACCAGCAGGCGGATGTGGGAGCGCCGGCAGAACGACCCCGACTTCGGCCACGTGCGCATCGCCCGCGGCTCGCAGCGGCTGGCCACTCGGCTGGTGCCGCCGCAGACCGGACCGGTCGACGAGCTGGAGCCGATCGCCACCCTGGCGCTGCGCCGTTTCGTGCGCGCCCACTCGATCGTGCCCGACCTGCCGACCATGATCACCATGCGCGGCTTCGCCGCCATCTCGCTGCTGGGCGAGCGGGACCTGACCCGCGGCCTGGCCCGGGCCATGATCGCCCAGCTGGTCACCTTCCACTCGCCCGAGGACCTGCTGATCGCCGTGGTCAGCGCCGGGCGGGCCAAGGACGAGTGGGAATGGTGCAAGTGGCTGCCGCACGCCCAGCACCCGACCGACGTCGACGGCATCGGCCAGCTGCGCCTGATGAGCGGCTCGCTGCAGCAGGTCGAGGACTGGCTGCACGAGCAGACCAAGGACCGCCAGCGCTTCCAGCGCAACGCCCCGCCGCTGACCGACCAGCCGCACATCCTGATCGTCGTCGACGACGGTGAGATCACCCGCGAGGAGCAGATCATCCTCGACGAGGGCCTCGTCGGTGTGACCCTGCTCGACCTGTCCGACTCGCTCGGCAACCTGGCCGCCCGCCGCGGCCTGCGCCTCGTCGTGGAGCCGGACCGGATCGGCGCCCGCAGCGGCGCCGGCGTCGAGTGGTTCGGCCAGCCCGACACGCTGTCGGTCCAGGAGGCCGAGACGCTGGCCCGGCGGCTGTCGCCGTACCGGATCGGCGGCCAGGAGGCCACCGGCTCCGAGGACCAGCCGCTGCTCAACGCCAACCCGCCGATCCTCGAGCTGCTCGGGATTCCGGGCGACCCGATGACGTTCGAGATCGCGCAGGCCTGGCGGCCGCGGCCGAAGTCGGACCGGTACAAGATCCCGTTCGGCGTCGGCGAGTTCGGCCAGTCCGTCGAGCTGGACATCAAGGAGGCGGCCGAGGGCGGCATGGGCCCGCACGGCCTGTGCATCGGCGCCACCGGTTCCGGCAAGTCGGAGTTCCTGCGCACGCTCGTGCTCGGCCTGCTGGCCACGCACTCGTCCACCGCGCTCAACATGATCCTGGTGGACTTCAAGGGTGGCGCCACGTTCCTCGGTCTCGACGACGCGCCGCACGTGGCCGCGGTCATCACCAACCTGTCCGGCGACCTCACCATGGTCGACCGCATGAAGGACGCCATCGCCGGCGAGGTGTCCCGCCGCCAGGAAGTGCTGGCCAAGGGCAACTACAAGAACGTGTGGGACTACGAGAGCGCCCGCGAGAAGGGCGCCGACCTCGACCCGCTGCCGGCCCTGTTCATCTGCATCGACGAGTTCTCCGAGATGCTGACGGCCAAGCCCGACTTCATCGACATCTTCCTCCAGATCGGCCGGGTCGGCCGGTCGCTGCAGATCCACATGCTGCTGGCCTCGCAGCGGCTGGAGGAAGGCAAGCTGCGCGGTCTCGACACGTATCTGTCGTACCGGATCGGTCTGAAGACCTTCTCCGCCTCGGAGTCCCGTGCCGTGCTGGGCGTGCCGGACGCCTACGAGCTGCCGCCGATCCCGGGTTCGGGTTACCTGGCCGTGCAGGGTGAGCCGATGACCCGGTTCAAGGCGGCCTACGTCTCCGGCCCGTACCGGCCGGCCGGCATGATCGCCGGCCCGGCCACGCCGGCCGGCATCAGCGGCGACCGCAGGCCCAAGTGGTTCGTGCCGGACTTCGTGGAGATCCCCAAGGAGCCGGAGAAGCCGCGCGAGGCGGTCAAGGAGAAGCCCAAGGAAGACGACAAGATCGAGCCGAGCGTGCTCGAGGTCATCGTCGGGCGGCTCAACGGCCAGGGCGCGCCGGCCCACCAGGTGTGGCTGCCACCGCTGAACGAGCCGCAGTCGCTGGACATGCTGCTGCCGCCGCTGGCCGCGACGCCGGACCGGGGCATCTACCCGCAGGGCTACCAGGGCTACCTCCAGATCCCGCTCGGCCTGGTGGACAAGCCGTTCGACCAGCGGCGTGACCCGTTCTGGGCCGACTTCTCCGGCGCGGCCGGCCACGGCGCGGTCGTCGGCGGCCCGCAGTCCGGCAAGTCCATGCTGCTGCGGACGTTGATCATGTCGATGGCCGTGACGCACACGCCGGAAGAGGTCCAGTTCTACTGCCTCGACCTCGGTGGCGGCACGCTCGCGCCGCTGGAGGGGCTGCCGCACGTCGGCGGCGTTGCCAGCCGGCTCGAGCCGGACAAGGCCCGGCGCATGGTGGCCGAGCTGACCGGCCTGATCGCCGACCGGGAACAGCGCTTCCGGGCCGCCGGCATCGACGGCATGGTCGAGTTCCGCAACCGCAAGCGCCGCGGCGAGATCAAGGACGACCCGTACGGCGACGTCTTCGTGATCATCGACGGCTGGCTGAACTTCCGGCAGGAGTTCGAGGCGCTGGAGCAGTCCATCCTCAACCTGGCCGCGCAGGGCCTGTCCTTCGGCATCCACGTGGTCATCTCGGCCAACCGCTGGGCCGAGATCCGGCCGGCGGTCAAGGACCTCATGGGCACCCGGTTCGAGCTTCGGCTCGGCGACCCGAGCGAGTCCGAGTTCGACCGCAAGGTCGCGGTGAACGTGCCGGTCGGCCGGCCCGGCCGCGGCATGACGCCGGACCGGCTGCACTTCCTGACCGCGCTGCCGCGTATCGACGCCTCGTCCAACGTCGGCGACGTCGGCGCGGGCGTGCAGGACGCCATCGGCAAGATCACGGCCGCCTGGCGCGGTCCGGTCGCGCCGCAGGTCCGGCTGCTGCCCGAGCTGCTGCCGTACGAGCAGCTGCCGGCCCAGCAACAGCAGCGCAACCCGCACCTGATCCCGATCGGCGTCAACGAGGACGGCCTGGCGCCGGTGTACCTCGACTTCGACAACGACTCGCACTTCTACGCCTTCGCCGAGGGCGAGTCCGGCAAGACCAACCTGCTGCGGACCATCGTGCGCGGCATCATGACCCGGTACACCACCAGCGAGGCCGTCATCCTGCTGGTCGACTACCGGCGCACGATGCTGGGCTTCGTCGACACCGACCACCTGCTCAGCTACGTGGTGTCGGCCAACCAGCTCGGCGACACCATCAACGACATCAAGAACTCGCTCAAGGGCCGGCTGCCCGGCCCCGACGTCACGCAGGAGCAGCTCAAGGCCCGGTCCTGGTGGAAGGGGCCGGACGTGTTCGTCGTCGTCGACGACTACGACCTGGTGGCCACCCAGAGCGGCAACCCGCTGCAGCCGCTGTCCGAGTTCCTGCCGCAGGCCAAGGACGTCGGCCTGCACATGATCCTGGCCCGCCGCTCCGGCGGGGCCAGCCGGGCGCTGTTCGACCCGGTGATCGGCAAGCTGCGCGAGATCGCCGCCCCGGGCATGGTCATGAGCTGTAGCAAGGACGAGGGTGTGCTGGTCGGCACGTACAAGCCGACGATCCTGCCGCCGGGCCGCGGTGTGATCGTCACCCGCAAGCTGGGCCAGCAGCTCATGCAGACCGCGTGGCTGCCGGGCGAGTGA
- the eccD gene encoding type VII secretion integral membrane protein EccD, with translation MATGTTVFSRVTVVAPQTRIDVALPSDVAVADLMPMLLQMAKENRPDGGARHGGWCLAKLGEATPLEASRTLASLGVVDGDLLQLRRRSENPPPPLYDDVVDAIAESNPDSFRPWTPETARRIGHVAGTVALIGAAIAVLLAGPLMPGGYGLVAAIAAGVGMIASVVAGAVLTRVYQVPVTGVIVAAAGGLPMAFVAGLYVIPGELTRWSLLLACLLVMIVSWACILVVGSGVTVFIAAATASTLGWLAFLVGALLDTQPIAGVAAGAAAVSLVALSWLPRFTIRLAKLPLPTVPGNAEDLKDDGGFPEYTMIEKRAGLAHEYMTGMIIGAGVTSAVAAVLAATSGTVWGPVFAVVVTLVMLLRSRTYANGSQAVALLASGIVAGAGVLAGWIWLSDPFGRLLWVFGTLIVVGAAALVLGVAFPKQKFSPVLRRSVDVFEAICIAAVVPLALAVMDLYSTLRHLNL, from the coding sequence GTGGCAACCGGTACGACGGTGTTCAGCCGGGTGACGGTGGTCGCGCCGCAGACACGGATCGACGTCGCGTTGCCGTCCGACGTCGCGGTTGCCGACCTGATGCCCATGCTGTTGCAGATGGCCAAGGAGAACCGGCCGGACGGCGGCGCCCGCCACGGCGGCTGGTGCCTGGCCAAGCTGGGCGAGGCCACGCCACTGGAGGCCAGCCGCACGCTGGCCTCGCTCGGCGTGGTCGACGGCGATCTGCTCCAGCTGCGACGCCGTTCGGAGAATCCGCCGCCGCCGCTGTACGACGACGTCGTCGACGCCATCGCGGAGTCCAATCCGGACAGTTTCCGGCCGTGGACCCCCGAGACGGCAAGGCGAATCGGTCACGTCGCCGGCACCGTCGCGCTGATCGGCGCGGCGATCGCGGTGCTGCTGGCCGGTCCACTGATGCCCGGCGGTTACGGCCTCGTGGCCGCGATCGCCGCCGGCGTCGGCATGATCGCCAGCGTCGTCGCCGGCGCGGTGCTGACCCGGGTCTACCAGGTGCCGGTCACGGGCGTGATCGTCGCCGCGGCCGGCGGGCTGCCGATGGCCTTCGTGGCCGGGCTGTACGTGATCCCGGGCGAGCTCACCCGGTGGAGCCTGCTGCTGGCCTGCCTGCTGGTGATGATCGTCTCCTGGGCCTGCATCCTGGTCGTCGGATCGGGTGTGACCGTGTTCATCGCGGCGGCCACCGCGTCCACCCTCGGCTGGCTGGCCTTCCTGGTCGGCGCGCTGCTGGACACCCAGCCCATCGCCGGCGTGGCCGCCGGTGCGGCGGCGGTGTCGCTGGTCGCGCTGTCCTGGCTGCCGCGCTTCACCATCCGGCTGGCCAAGTTGCCGCTGCCGACCGTGCCGGGCAACGCCGAGGACCTCAAGGACGACGGCGGCTTCCCCGAGTACACCATGATCGAGAAGCGAGCCGGCCTCGCCCACGAGTACATGACCGGCATGATCATCGGCGCCGGCGTGACCTCCGCCGTGGCCGCCGTGCTGGCCGCCACCTCCGGCACCGTGTGGGGTCCGGTCTTCGCCGTCGTGGTCACGCTGGTGATGCTGCTGCGCTCGCGCACGTACGCCAACGGCAGCCAGGCGGTGGCCCTGCTGGCCAGCGGCATCGTCGCCGGCGCAGGCGTGCTGGCCGGCTGGATCTGGCTGTCCGACCCGTTCGGCCGGCTGCTGTGGGTGTTCGGCACGCTGATCGTCGTCGGCGCGGCCGCGCTGGTGCTCGGTGTCGCCTTCCCCAAGCAAAAGTTCTCGCCCGTGCTGCGCCGGTCCGTCGACGTGTTCGAGGCCATCTGCATCGCCGCCGTGGTGCCGCTGGCGCTGGCCGTGATGGACCTCTACAGCACGCTGCGCCACCTGAACCTCTGA
- the mycP gene encoding type VII secretion-associated serine protease mycosin, whose amino-acid sequence MRITRTTALAATVLVGLLGPGLAPALAQDTVPAAGADAWAPPTLSGGGSPGNPTPDKSVGAPQGATFSEEQQCITSSGGGAQLKDPPNGQTWLRLDEAHQYAQGRNQIVAVIDTGVNQHDEFTGRLLPKVDYLGNISGVSKDDCDGHGTEVAGIIGADTTGTGVGFQGVAPKAQILPIRQSSPSIKVKTANSQASPSAGTPTSLAYAIVNAVEKHASVINISLSACLTLKMGQGDKTAQDLLQRAIHYAVHDKKVVIVAAAGNLEQQGGCNTQNDTPDPNRPKWIESPAWFSDDVMSVAAITTDSANKQTPGAPAPFTMWGPWVSVAGPGTGIITLDPGRSTGLANQETTSNGPQPLQGTSFAAPYVAGLAALVRERFPNLDAYQVMHRIEMTAQHPGTPSGRNNQVGYGMIDPVAALTAVIPGEPGSPAKAQAEQIKSDVGVAEVKSLSPMMWAMYGTIIGVVLLLITLFAVHAASRARRNHRPAPQRLRM is encoded by the coding sequence ATGCGGATCACACGGACAACGGCGCTCGCCGCGACCGTTCTGGTCGGCCTGCTCGGCCCCGGCCTCGCCCCCGCGCTGGCCCAGGACACCGTCCCGGCCGCCGGTGCGGACGCGTGGGCCCCGCCCACCCTGAGCGGCGGCGGCTCGCCCGGCAATCCCACGCCGGACAAGTCGGTCGGGGCCCCGCAAGGCGCGACCTTCTCGGAAGAGCAGCAGTGCATCACCTCCAGCGGCGGAGGCGCGCAGCTGAAGGACCCGCCCAACGGCCAGACCTGGCTGCGGCTCGATGAGGCCCACCAGTACGCCCAGGGCCGCAACCAGATCGTCGCCGTGATCGACACCGGTGTGAACCAGCACGACGAGTTCACCGGACGGCTGCTGCCGAAGGTCGACTACCTCGGCAACATCAGCGGTGTCAGCAAGGACGACTGCGACGGGCACGGCACCGAGGTCGCCGGCATCATCGGCGCCGACACCACCGGTACGGGCGTCGGTTTCCAGGGCGTTGCGCCGAAGGCGCAGATCCTGCCCATCCGCCAGTCCAGCCCGTCGATCAAGGTCAAGACGGCGAACTCGCAGGCCTCGCCGTCGGCCGGCACGCCGACCTCGCTGGCCTATGCCATCGTGAACGCGGTCGAGAAGCACGCGAGCGTGATCAACATTTCGTTGTCGGCCTGCCTGACCCTGAAGATGGGCCAGGGCGACAAGACCGCGCAGGACCTGTTGCAGCGGGCCATCCACTACGCCGTGCACGACAAGAAGGTGGTCATCGTGGCCGCCGCCGGCAACCTCGAGCAGCAGGGCGGCTGCAACACCCAGAACGACACCCCGGACCCAAACCGTCCCAAGTGGATCGAGTCACCGGCCTGGTTCTCCGACGACGTCATGTCGGTCGCCGCGATCACCACCGACAGCGCCAACAAGCAGACCCCGGGCGCGCCGGCCCCGTTCACCATGTGGGGACCGTGGGTGAGCGTGGCCGGGCCGGGCACCGGCATCATCACTCTCGACCCGGGCCGCAGCACCGGCCTGGCCAACCAGGAGACCACCAGCAACGGTCCGCAGCCGTTGCAGGGCACCAGTTTCGCCGCCCCGTACGTGGCCGGTCTGGCCGCCCTGGTCCGCGAGAGGTTCCCGAACCTCGACGCCTACCAGGTGATGCACCGCATCGAGATGACCGCGCAGCACCCCGGCACCCCGTCCGGCCGCAACAACCAGGTCGGCTACGGCATGATCGACCCGGTGGCCGCGTTGACCGCCGTCATCCCGGGCGAGCCCGGTTCACCGGCCAAGGCCCAGGCCGAGCAGATCAAGTCCGATGTGGGCGTGGCCGAGGTGAAGAGCCTGTCCCCGATGATGTGGGCCATGTACGGCACGATCATCGGCGTCGTACTGCTGCTGATCACCCTGTTCGCCGTGCACGCCGCCAGCCGCGCCCGCCGCAACCACCGGCCCGCGCCGCAGCGGCTCCGCATGTGA
- a CDS encoding WXG100 family type VII secretion target yields MSASPAHLDYLSQISRQLGVTDPVEEYYAPLVGKWSALRDEADRWRKAAKAATEVTDTLTKSLGGLDASWQGKDADSFMAYMQGYGLSGHDLADAMNAMADALQQTADGVEHLVDQLGDTLAESADTVSEALSVPVHGEKRATEHLDDQHEPTKQLFESVRDVLEAFTKLCSGVHGGDAFSKITIKHPMPSGNWSYDYAPPASAPPSPPSPPTATAPAAAAAAHAAGGGGMHAGGGGGAMGAGAGIAHDAVQAPSAGTVSGAAETTSTEHYTPAPAAPAAAAAAHAAGGGGMHAGGGGGAMGAGAGIAHDAVQAPSAGTVSGAAETTSTEHYTPAPAAPAAAAASPGGGQAGGGMGMMGGMAGGQKGQGGEDQEHKSKIRLSGDLRDLLGAPEKTAPTVIGEN; encoded by the coding sequence GTGAGCGCGTCACCGGCCCACCTGGACTACCTGTCGCAGATCAGCCGCCAGCTCGGCGTGACCGATCCGGTCGAGGAGTACTACGCGCCGCTGGTCGGCAAGTGGTCGGCGCTCCGGGACGAGGCCGACCGCTGGCGCAAGGCGGCCAAGGCCGCCACCGAGGTCACCGACACGTTGACCAAGTCGCTGGGCGGCTTGGACGCGTCGTGGCAGGGCAAGGACGCCGACTCGTTCATGGCGTACATGCAGGGCTACGGCTTGTCCGGGCACGACCTGGCCGACGCCATGAACGCCATGGCCGACGCCTTGCAGCAGACCGCCGACGGCGTCGAGCACCTGGTCGACCAGCTCGGCGACACCCTTGCCGAGAGCGCCGACACCGTGTCCGAGGCGCTGTCCGTGCCCGTGCACGGCGAGAAGCGGGCCACCGAGCATCTCGACGACCAGCACGAGCCGACCAAGCAGCTCTTCGAGTCCGTGCGGGACGTGTTGGAGGCCTTCACCAAGCTGTGCAGCGGTGTGCACGGCGGCGACGCCTTCTCCAAGATCACCATCAAGCACCCGATGCCGTCCGGGAACTGGTCCTACGACTACGCCCCGCCCGCTTCCGCACCTCCCTCCCCGCCTTCGCCACCCACTGCGACCGCCCCGGCCGCTGCTGCCGCCGCCCACGCGGCCGGCGGTGGCGGCATGCACGCCGGTGGTGGCGGCGGCGCGATGGGCGCTGGCGCTGGGATCGCTCACGACGCCGTGCAGGCCCCAAGTGCCGGCACCGTCTCCGGCGCTGCCGAAACGACCTCCACCGAGCACTACACGCCCGCTCCCGCCGCCCCGGCCGCTGCTGCCGCCGCCCACGCGGCCGGCGGTGGCGGCATGCACGCCGGTGGTGGCGGCGGCGCGATGGGCGCTGGCGCTGGGATCGCTCACGACGCCGTGCAGGCCCCAAGTGCCGGCACCGTCTCCGGCGCTGCCGAAACGACCTCCACCGAGCACTACACGCCCGCTCCCGCCGCCCCGGCCGCTGCTGCCGCCTCACCGGGCGGCGGTCAGGCCGGCGGTGGCATGGGCATGATGGGCGGCATGGCCGGCGGGCAGAAGGGCCAGGGCGGCGAGGACCAGGAGCACAAGTCCAAGATCCGCCTCAGCGGCGATCTCCGTGACCTGCTCGGCGCCCCGGAGAAGACCGCGCCGACGGTCATCGGGGAGAACTAG
- the eccB gene encoding type VII secretion protein EccB, whose protein sequence is MSATPTTPAATYSQERLIASSTRPMATPTSSTTRLATGRPPMLAPALRRRAGGTRRGGGVADCACGGGAPLLGGPGRCVVTDIRSIFPSVFAAISGAGRSGPPEAHPAGTASRYPAKPYRERESCELRMPSTPTSKSQVQAYRFMLRRMESALVRKDSVMLHDPMGSHMRSAVVGVLLAMVAAIGFVLFAVLSPAGSVPESNGVVIGKQSGAVYALITDASNNKRLVPTFNVTSARLILLANGSGGGAQGATSPAAATPAVVDDEVLKGLPRDKKQGIVDGPQMLPVGPQRIGNFWDVCDTLPHSADASATPTTSVIGGVDGVGSELNAGQQLLVTPDNGKSYYLVYRKSPFSSSPGLKNTGVAVVKSEVDPDKDKAIANAYSLQKAYARPISSAVLNAIPSTVALSLPDIPGRGDKPGYPTPDNALIGDVLKTVEVDNSEHYYVLVAEGRHEVSPIAAEAVVEASGKRQHDVQPGDLTDIPRVSVPWELDEFPVQRVQPIDGNDYPVLCAAWSFPNNSPKLTVRIAESNKPLLPNNATPIKLGLPSVDGTKITDFYLPTGQAAVVRDSTSTSDERTGPVYVISDLGVRYGFASSIPSMNPDQVAAGVGLGDPASYPPAPDAIVRLLPQGTALDPGAALRTYDTMQPPADAGSYPTAAPSQQQQAPPAGGGN, encoded by the coding sequence ATGAGCGCGACACCGACCACCCCGGCCGCCACGTACAGCCAGGAGCGGTTGATCGCCAGCAGCACGAGGCCGATGGCCACGCCGACCTCGAGCACGACGAGGTTGGCCACCGGCAGGCCGCCGATGCTCGCGCCCGCCTTGCGCCGGCGTGCCGGCGGCACGCGTCGCGGCGGGGGCGTGGCTGACTGCGCCTGCGGCGGGGGCGCGCCGTTGCTGGGCGGCCCCGGGCGTTGCGTGGTCACGGACATCCGCTCGATCTTCCCCTCGGTGTTCGCTGCGATATCGGGCGCCGGCCGATCGGGTCCACCCGAAGCGCACCCGGCCGGCACTGCCTCCCGCTATCCTGCGAAACCGTACCGCGAACGGGAGAGCTGCGAGCTGCGAATGCCTTCGACACCTACGAGCAAGTCCCAGGTCCAGGCGTACCGATTCATGCTGAGGCGGATGGAGTCCGCCTTGGTGCGCAAGGACTCGGTGATGCTGCACGACCCGATGGGCTCGCACATGCGCTCGGCGGTGGTCGGTGTGCTGCTGGCCATGGTCGCGGCCATCGGCTTTGTCCTGTTCGCCGTGCTCAGCCCGGCCGGCTCGGTGCCGGAGTCCAACGGCGTCGTGATCGGCAAGCAGTCCGGCGCGGTGTACGCGTTGATCACCGACGCCAGCAACAACAAGCGGTTGGTGCCCACGTTCAACGTGACGTCGGCTCGGCTGATCCTGTTGGCCAACGGCAGCGGCGGCGGGGCGCAGGGCGCCACCTCGCCGGCCGCGGCCACGCCCGCGGTGGTCGACGACGAGGTGCTCAAGGGCCTTCCGCGTGACAAGAAGCAGGGCATTGTGGACGGCCCGCAGATGCTTCCCGTTGGGCCGCAACGGATCGGCAACTTCTGGGACGTGTGCGACACGCTGCCGCACAGCGCCGACGCGAGCGCCACCCCGACCACGTCGGTGATCGGCGGCGTCGACGGTGTCGGTTCCGAGCTCAACGCCGGGCAGCAGCTGCTGGTCACGCCGGACAACGGCAAGTCGTACTACCTGGTCTACCGCAAGTCCCCGTTCAGCTCGAGCCCCGGACTGAAGAACACCGGCGTCGCCGTGGTCAAGTCCGAAGTGGACCCGGACAAGGACAAGGCCATCGCCAACGCCTACTCGTTGCAGAAGGCGTACGCGCGGCCGATCAGCTCGGCGGTGTTGAACGCCATTCCGAGCACGGTCGCGCTGAGCCTGCCGGACATTCCCGGCCGTGGCGACAAGCCCGGCTACCCGACGCCGGACAACGCGCTGATCGGTGACGTGCTCAAGACCGTCGAGGTCGACAACTCCGAGCACTACTACGTGCTGGTGGCCGAGGGACGGCACGAGGTCTCCCCGATCGCGGCCGAGGCCGTCGTCGAGGCCAGCGGCAAGAGGCAGCACGACGTGCAGCCGGGCGATCTGACGGACATCCCGCGCGTCTCCGTGCCATGGGAGCTGGATGAGTTCCCCGTGCAGCGGGTGCAGCCGATCGACGGCAACGACTACCCGGTGCTGTGCGCGGCCTGGAGCTTCCCGAACAACTCGCCGAAGCTGACCGTGCGCATCGCCGAGTCGAACAAGCCGCTGCTGCCCAACAACGCCACGCCGATCAAGCTGGGGCTGCCGAGCGTCGACGGCACCAAGATCACCGACTTCTACCTGCCGACCGGCCAGGCGGCCGTGGTGCGGGACAGCACGTCCACTTCGGACGAACGAACCGGTCCGGTGTACGTGATCTCCGACCTGGGCGTGCGCTACGGCTTCGCGTCGTCGATCCCGTCAATGAACCCGGACCAGGTGGCCGCCGGTGTCGGTCTCGGCGACCCGGCCAGCTACCCGCCGGCGCCGGATGCGATCGTGCGGCTGCTGCCGCAGGGCACCGCGCTCGATCCGGGGGCGGCGCTGCGCACGTACGACACCATGCAGCCGCCGGCCGACGCCGGCAGCTACCCGACCGCGGCGCCGAGCCAGCAACAGCAGGCGCCGCCGGCCGGCGGCGGGAACTGA